From the genome of Salvelinus sp. IW2-2015 unplaced genomic scaffold, ASM291031v2 Un_scaffold7277, whole genome shotgun sequence:
CATACTCTTATGTTAACTGGTCTACCTATACGACATCTCTTATTTATACACCTTATAGTCAATGATGGGTACAAAACTGTTTTCTATAATCAAGAAAAATACTTCACAAACTAAAATTAGCTTCAAGACTGACGTGTTTGACAAAGGAACCTAGAAGGGGCCATAGATGGTGATCTATTAGCAACTTAATTTGTACCAGAATaggtcacatacagtacagtaagatTTCTAATTAGCAACGAGCAGCGcactcagccctctctctcctgtcttcctcctctctccatcttcttgctctctctgcctgctctctttatgcctcctctctctctttcactatgCCTTCAAGAGAAATAATTAGGCCAAAGCTAATAATGTTGGTCCCTCCAACACTCTGGCTGACTTcattagggaagagagagggtcAAATGTGCAGAAAACCATTCAACTGAAACAGTGTGAGGCCCTTCCCTTCCTCAGTGTATCTTGGCACGGTCTGTTTCAGCTAAACAATATGGTCATTAGCATAGCAAATGCCTTTACGCAAAGTGACTTaaggtatctgtgtgtgtgttgagtgtgagaCCCATGCAGACATTGATTGAACACTGGGCCTGTTCAGGAggatgttactgtagtgttatagAACGTTTAGATAGATATCTGTAAGGTAGAGGGTTTGCAATCAGGTTCACTGTTATTATGGATCAGTATTTCACTATGTTTGTACTGTGTGTTATGTCCTGCCTCCTTTTTAAGCAAATGATCAAATTAATTTTAACCTACGGTGAGATAAAGTTAATCAAATCAGGTCTATTTGTAACTTTCTTCTGCAATGCTCTAAACATTTCACCTCCTGAATACGGCTGGTGTTGCTCAACAAACTGAAGCATCAGAACAGTAGTACATCAACATGGATCTAAATGACAAGTAATCCATGATAAACAAGACATGAAGCAGACAACTCATGAATTGTacccttgttttttttattggacTTATATAGAAATAATTTTTCTAAACAAAGTAGCACCGTTACTTAAGTTTTACTTTATCATGTAGAACTGTCAGAAAAATAAAACTCTCGATACATTTTCAAATCTTGTCTCTGCAAATATAACATTAGTATTTGACGCGAGGTTAAAGGCCCTttatcataaaataaaatatactttgTTCTTAAACTTTGCTCAATAAAGTACATTTACACTCAAGTAACAGCACCTACATATACATAAACAAGTGgtaaacaaatgtattaaaatagaaATATTAAAACTATAGTGGTGCAACAGAAGTCTGTAAGTCCCACTGGAATCTAATTCATACAAATTTTTAGAAAGCATAAacgtttttttgttcttttttgtttGACTTACTAAGTTTTATACATTTCAACATTTCGTAATAATATAGAATAAAATATGCTTTATATTACTGAATAGAAAATATGCTGGGTGAAGCGATTTAAAAGACATTCTTTTCTGAACCTATAAAAACTCCATCCCAACAGAATACTGTCAAATGTAAATACACATCCTTGTGGTTCTTGTATTTCCTCCCACAGTCTGTGTGATATTAAAATAATACAGTGATCATTGCCATAAGGTCAtactaaaaaataaacaatatttgAACCCAGCTACAAAAAAAGTTCACTgaacttaaataaaaaatatctgtaAACATCTTTGCAATACGAAATATAATCTTTCAAGTCAAAAAAGAATAACATACTTCAATCTGTATTAACGTAATTAATATTACAACTTGTTCARCGACGTGGAATATTTTCCCATTCTATACATATATAAGCAGGATATGCTGTTGTACTCCCTCACATGGTTGGCTGYCCWTAAACTGCAGTATCTTCACCTTACAAGAACTTAAGAAGTCGATGTCCTGACAAACTTGTCTCCCRCTGACATTCGATCAGGGAAACTGGAAGGTTTTTCTCTGCTAACAGTCTGACCAAACGACTCTTAAGTACCTCAGTCCAAGACCTTTCTGCCTTTCTCCTAACTTCATAAATGTTGTGTACAATTCATTACTARGACTACTAAATACTATGCTGGAGTATTTTAAACATGCATTTGTAGATGTTGAAAATATCTTTCTCCCTCAKGCTACAGTAAGTTATAAACTATTCCGACGGAGCKCTGATGAGGGTTGTCTATCCCTTTTTTGGATACTGCAGCTTTCCTATAcatacatatgtatatacacaaacatataTCCCCATACAATACGGTATAGGATCCTTTCAAGCAGAACAAGAGTCTTGTTTTAGTTGTGGTTGTTGCTATCGTAGTCAAGACCCAGTCATCTTGGTAATATTGTCAGTCAAGAAAGACTTGGTCATCTTGGTAATCAATGTTCATCTTGGTAATCATAGAGTCATAGAGGCAACGTCTTATGAAAATATACGTATGGCCTGAGTGACCCCTGTGTGGCACACGGGGCATTTGGGCTCACTCCTCTGGCAGATGCGGTTGGCACACTCCATACAGAACAGGTTGTGGCCACAGGGCACCAGAGCTGCAATTACTTCGCTCTCAAAGCACAAGGAGCAGTCGCGGCTGCCCTTTCggctggtggaggaggaagaggatgaagaggaggctgaggagTCGCAGGGCACCCCGGYGAGATGGGGCCCGGGCAGAGAGGCCATGCCGTTGGAGCTGGGGTACCCGTGGAAGCACCGGGGGCCTCCTCCTGGGTCGCTGCGGACTCTCCGGGCCAGGGGGTGATCGGTGGGTCCTCCYGCGTGGTTGTTTTGGAGGGGTGGGGACAGGCGGGGCTGGGGGGTACAGCCGCCGTTCATCCTCCTCTGGCTCGTCACCATCCCGTTGGCGTTCGTGGAAGCATTGGCTGATGGGTAGATGGCAGAGGAYGTGGAGGTAGGGGagctggaggatgaggaggagggagtcATCCCCCGCTCGTACTGGGACCAGAGGAGGCCGGGCGGGGCCGGCGTGGGGTTGAACCCAGGCGAGGTGTCGCTGAAGGTCATGTCAGTGCAGTCGGGCGAGATGACGTCGCCACCATAAACAAAGCCATTCCCGTTGGTGTTGATGttcag
Proteins encoded in this window:
- the mex3b gene encoding RNA-binding protein MEX3B; this translates as MPENVDRAREEIEAHITMRTGGLIELQDENDFHANGTDVGFDIHGHPTLWSKPSNPQSAATTSXRKPFSNYRNDSSSSLGSASTDSYFGTNSGSRMADYSPPSPALSYTASNGNNNNNNLNINTNGNGFVYGGDVISPDCTDMTFSDTSPGFNPTPAPPGLLWSQYERGMTPSSSSSSSPTSTSSAIYPSANASTNANGMVTSQRRMNGGCTPQPRLSPPLQNNHAGGPTDHPLARRVRSDPGGGPRCFHGYPSSNGMASLPGPHLXGVPCDSSASSSSSSSSTSRKGSRDCSLCFESEVIAALVPCGHNLFCMECANRICQRSEPKCPVCHTGVTQAIRIFS